The Juglans regia cultivar Chandler chromosome 6, Walnut 2.0, whole genome shotgun sequence genome contains the following window.
TAGAACCTATGGTGAATATTGTGACTAAAACAGTTCAGTAAACTCTTAAAAGGGCAAGGGTGAATGTCATGATTACCTTTCCCCAATCAGAATCCAGGCCACTGCATCTCATCTTCAAGTGTATCATCTTTGTTCCCAACTCTGTCTCTACTTTCTTCCGCAAATAGGTTTCATCAGGCCCAAATGCATCCAAATAAGTAGTGTAGCGCTTGTGAACTGTATGAAGTGCATTCTTAAGCTCATCTGACAAGGGCTTTACATCCTACAGAAAATCCGAGATAATCATACTACAAGAAATAGACAGCCAGATGAATAACAACTCCTCAACAGCTCAAACAGATTACAATACCTCACCACTCATTCCAATGGAGTCATCAATTTCCATCTTCAAATTCACGAGAATGTCGCCAAATTCCTCAACTGCTTCAGCTGCACGGAAAACATTTGCCACGACCTCCTTGCCAGTTGTGTCATCGGTGCTTTTAGACAATGCTGCCTTCACGTCATGGATGACATGGTTGGGAAGCTCATCCCAACTATTAGCCATTAAATCCTTGAAAGCGTTGTAAAGCTTGGGGTCTTTTACGACTGGCATGTGACTTACATCTTCACTATAAAACCGCTTGCTTCCTATGCCCATTGAAAGAGAAGACAGGCAACCTGCAGATTTGCACCATGAGAAACAAGTTCAGAACACAAAAGCCATCTCAATGTTTATAGCAATCAAATagtgagaaaaattaaaagctaaCACACTACACCAACTGTATGCAAATACGGCTGCAAATGTCCATATGCCGAGTAGGTCACACAAGTACCGCCATGAATAAATTCGTTACACACCACAAAAAATTTGTCCAAACAAtgcaaatataattatattttgttaagtaaCCGAACCAAATATGGTAAAATCTATAACTTATGAGGGCATGTCCCAGCCCTTGTTTATAAAGCTCATACATTCACATGCGCTGGAGATCAGTTTTATGCTATACTCCAACACATACATCTTTCCTTTACTGTAGAAAAACACAAGCTTGCTTGTCCAACAagttcaaacacacaaacacaactatatataaataccatAACAGGACAAAAACAGCTACCCTAATACGTCAAACTCTTATTGAAAGGCGTCTGCATCCCTGGCAATTTCTGGTCTAGCATCGCGCATACAAAGAGGAATTATCAAGAACTCAACAATCAAGCGTTAAGTTAAAAGTTGAAGTACATATTTTCAAGGGATAAACTTGAAATTCGGACAACTTTTCTGGGATTAAACATATACCTTAACCTTAAGTGAATAAAGTAGCGGCATTGCAGGGTGGAAAACATATCTAGGAATCAAAATGGGTTTAGGTGTCTAAAGCAGAGACCAGCTATACGATATCACGCAAAGGAGCTCCTATACATTCaggtttttttgtttatttaaacaGCCCAGAAATCATACGTGCGTCAGGTGTGAACACGTATTCATCTACCAAATACAAAGACTCCAAGAAAACTATGcgaaaaaattttactttttcagtATTTGTACTGTCGTACGATCATAGGAAAAACTTGGAATTCAAAGATCCGATTTCatcaaacaaaattttcaaaaaaggaCATGACTCATCGGAATAATCGGATCAATGAAGAAGGCGAGAAGTACCAGAGAGGGGGCGGTTCGGAGAGCCTGAGAGAGATGGAGATGAGAGATTGAAGAGGCTTCGAGAAGTCTGGTGCTGGTGGCGGAGAAAACTGTGGCTGACGGCGGCGACATGGTAAGATCTGGAGC
Protein-coding sequences here:
- the LOC108987625 gene encoding succinate dehydrogenase subunit 5, mitochondrial-like encodes the protein MEKTLVLRSLYRSLCSRSYHVAAVSHSFLRHQHQTSRSLFNLSSPSLSGSPNRPLSGCLSSLSMGIGSKRFYSEDVSHMPVVKDPKLYNAFKDLMANSWDELPNHVIHDVKAALSKSTDDTTGKEVVANVFRAAEAVEEFGDILVNLKMEIDDSIGMSGEDVKPLSDELKNALHTVHKRYTTYLDAFGPDETYLRKKVETELGTKMIHLKMRCSGLDSDWGKVTVLGTSGLSGSYVEQRA